A window from Macaca thibetana thibetana isolate TM-01 chromosome 7, ASM2454274v1, whole genome shotgun sequence encodes these proteins:
- the ACIN1 gene encoding apoptotic chromatin condensation inducer in the nucleus isoform X8, with product MSPADRCRSANTIEPATTSSLALFLLLQRDQSSRTRGLPEEKEEVTMDTSENRPENDVPEPPMPIADQVSNDDRPEGSVEDEEKKESSLPKSFKRKISVVSATKGVPAGNSDTEGGQPGRKRRWGASTATTQKKPSISITTESLKSLIPDIKPLAGQEAVVDLHADDSRISEDETERNGDDGTHDKGLKICRTVTQVVPAEGQENGQREEEEEEKEPEAEPPVPPQVSVEVALPPPAEHEVKKVTLGDTLTRRSISQQKSGVSITIDDPVRTAQVPSPPRGKISNIVHISNLVRPFTLGQLKELLGRTGTLVEEAFWIDKIKSHCFVTYSTVEEAVATRTALHGVKWPQSNPKFLCADYAEQDELDYHRGLLVDRPSETKTEEQGIPRPLHPPPPPPVQPPQHPRAEQREQERAVREQWAEREREMERRERTRSEREWDRDKVREGPRSRSRSRDRRRKERAKSKEKKSEKKEKAQEEPPAKLLDDLFRKTKAAPCIYWLPLTDSQIVQKEAERAERAKEREKRRKEQEEEEQKEREKEAERERNRQLEREKRREHSRERDRERERERERDRGDRDRDRERDRERGRERDRRDTKRHSRSRSRSTPVRDRGGRR from the exons tgaggagaaggaggaagtgaCCATGGACACAAGTGAAAACAGACCTGAAAATGATGTTCCAGAACCTCCCATGCCTATTGCAGACCAAGTCAGCAATGATGACCGCCCGGAGGGCAGTGTTGAAgatgaggagaagaaagag AGCTCGCTGCCCAAATCATTCAAGAGGAAGATCTCCGTTGTCT CAGCTACCAAGGGGGTGCCAGCTGGAAACAGTGACACAGAGGGGGGCCAGCCTGGTCGGAAACGACGTTGGGGAGCCAGCACAGCCACCACACAGAAGAAACCTTCCATCAGTATCACCACTGAATCACtcaag AGCCTCATCCCCGACATCAAACCCCTGGCGGGGCAGGAGGCTGTTGTGGATCTTCATGCTGATGACTCTCGCATCTCTGAGGATGAGACAGAGCGTAATGGCGATGATGGGACCCATGACAAGGGGCTGAAAATATGCCGGACAGTCACTCAG GTAGTACCTGCAGAGGGCCAGGAGAATGGgcaaagggaagaagaggaagaagagaaggaaccTGAAGCAGAACCTCCTGTACCTCCCCAGGTGTCAGTAGAGGTGGCCTTGCCCCCACCTGCAGAGCATGAAGTAAAGAAAG TGACTTTAGGAGATACCTTAACTCGACGTTCCATTAGCCAGCAAAAGTCCGGAGTTTCCATTACAATTGATGACCCAGTCCGAACTGCCCAGGTGCCCTCCCCACCCCGGGGCAAGATTAGCAACATTGTCCATATCTCCAATTTG GTCCGTCCTTTCACTTTAGGCCAGCTAAAGGAGTTGTTGGGGCGCACAGGAACCTTGGTGGAAGAGGCCTTCTGGATTGACAAGATCAAATCTCATTGCTTTGTAACG TACTCAACAGTAGAGGAAGCTGTTGCCACCCGCACAGCTCTGCATGGGGTCAAATGGCCCCAGTCCAATCCCAAATTCCTTTGTGCTGACTATGCCGAGCAAGATGAG CTGGATTATCACCGAGGCCTCTTGGTGGACCGTCCCTCTGAAACTAAGACAGAGGAGCAGGGGATACCACGGCccctgcaccccccacccccacccccggtCCAGCCACCACAGCACCCCCGGGCAGAGCAGCGGGAGCAGGAACGGGCAGTGCGGGAACAGTGGGCAGAGCGGGAACGGGAAATGGAGCGGCGGGAGCGGACTCGATCAGAGCGTGAATGGGATCGGGACAAAGTTCGGGAAGGGCCCCGTTCCCGATCAAGGTCCCGTGACCGCCGCCGCAAGGAACGCGCAAAGTCTAAAGAAAAGAAGAGTGAGAAGAAAG AGAAAGCCCAGGAGGAACCACCTGCCAAGCTGCTGGATGACCTTTTCCGAAAGACCAAGGCAGCTCCCTGCATCTATTGGCTCCCACTAACTGACAGCCAG ATCGTTCAGAAGGAGGCAGAGCGGGCCGAACGGGCCAAGGAGCGGGAGAAGCGGCGAAAGGAGCAAGAAGAAGAAGAGCAAAAGGAGCGGGAGAAGGAAGCCGAGCGTGAACGGAACCGACAGCTGGAGCGAGAGAAACGTCGGGAGCACAGTCgggagagggacagggagagagagagagaaagagaacggGACAGGGGGGACCGAGATCGGGATAGGGAAAGGGACCGAGAACGAGGCAGGGAAAGGGATCGCAGGGACACCAAGCGGCACAGCAGAAGCCGGAGTCGGAGCACACCTGTGCGGGACCGGGGTGGGCGCCGCTAG